The Triticum aestivum cultivar Chinese Spring chromosome 3A, IWGSC CS RefSeq v2.1, whole genome shotgun sequence genome includes a region encoding these proteins:
- the LOC123061998 gene encoding FBD-associated F-box protein At4g10400: protein MCCVYSPATVSTTSSQRGQIVSSDRSPSYAADAPLRSDEGFDGSAANPSRARRGRGGGDGEPPPLSPAPSVNADGKFDGRAAKRRRAESGGGVGVDDAAAQDHGDRIGELPDAILLCILSYLPLRDAARSTALSSRWRRLFDQYLLDFNACQPFPPEAGRGCDWFIRAVESILASRRHIPIRSFRFVMYGQGFVNRMGVVSGWFPVLATCGVREVDVDMLYTVYRPTLPASLLQLASLETLRVCFCDLPKEAEVDALRLPALKTLRLSNVRTSQDALQAMLAHCPSLECAKLKNITGVKQIRLRSKSLVRLYGDLGDLSELVVEDAPSLEELVGIHLPSGRATVKIVSAPKLQVLGYLGKNVGPLVLRDTVFDGGILQSTTLMCSVKTLAIQVPFSEKGRTTFVAQLLKCFPCLEELHVEADSRSISQRVTPESWDTTTSIPCIEHSLNKLVFEDFGGEMCQWGFLTFMLEMAKTLEVVELYCLKGEDCASRLINILSSINRVCQDMEFLFFTSCEPVNGLYLCHCCPRRCQNENRASLMDTLKHQKK, encoded by the exons ATGTGCTGCGTCTACTCCCCCGCCACCGTCTCCACGACCTCGTCGCAGCGAGGTCAGATCGTGTCGTCGGATCGCTCGCCCTCCTACGCCGCCGACGCCCCGCTGCGCTCCGATGAGGGATTCGACGGCAGCGCGGCCAATCCCTCCCGCGcgaggcgcgggcgcggcggcggagatggcgAGCCCCCGCCGCTTTCCCCGGCCCCGAGCGTGAACGCTGACGGGAAATTCGACGGCAGGGCGGCCAAACGCCGTCGCGCGGAGTCCGGCGGCGGTGTCGGCGTTGACGACGCGGCGGCTCAGGACCACGGGGACCGCATCGGCGAACTCCCGGACGCGATCCTGCTGTGCATCCTCTCCTACCTCCCGCTCCGCGACGCCGCCCGTTCGACGGCgctctcttcgcggtggcggcgccTGTTTGATCAGTACCTCCTGGACTTCAACGCGTGCCAGCCGTTCCCGCCGGAGGCGGGCCGCGGCTGCGACTGGTTCATCCGCGCCGTCGAATCCATCCTCGCCTCGCGCCGCCACATCCCCATCCGCAGCTTCCGCTTCGTGATGTACGGGCAGGGATTCGTCAATCGCATGGGCGTCGTCAGCGGCTGGTTCCCCGTCCTCGCGACCTGCGGTGTCCGAGAAGTCGACGTCGACATGTTGTACACAGTCTATAGGCCGACCCTCCCCGCGTCGCTCCTCCAGCTCGCCTCCCTCGAAACCCTAAGAGTGTGCTTCTGCGATCTTCCGAAGGAAGCGGAGGTGGACGCGCTGCGGCTCCCCGCCCTCAAGACGCTCCGCCTGTCCAATGTCCGAACCTCCCAGGACGCCCTGCAGGCGATGCTTGCTCATTGCCCGTCCCTGGAGTGCGCAAAGCTCAAGAACATCACCGGGGTCAAGCAAATCCGCCTCCGGTCCAAGAGCCTGGTGCGGCTGTACGGCGACTTGGGCGACTTGAGTGAGCTCGTTGTCGAGGATGCCCCGAGCCTTGAAGAACTGGTGGGCATCCATTTGCCGAGCGGCAGAGCaacggtgaaaattgtttccgCCCCCAAGCTGCAGGTGCTGGGATACTTGGGGAAGAACGTCGGGCCTCTCGTGCTGCGTGATACCGTTTTCGAT GGAGGCATCTTGCAGTCCACTACCCTGATGTGCAGCGTGAAGACCTTGGCCATCCAAGTGCCCTTCTCAGAGAAGGGACGTACCACCTTCGTTGCTCAGTTGCTCAAATGCTTCCCATGCCTTGAGGAGCTCCATGTCGAG GCAGACAGTCGATCAATTTCACAGCGGGTTACTCCTGAATCATGGGACACGACAACTTCTATCCCGTGCATCGAGCATTCGCTCAACAAATTGGTGTTCGAGGATTTTGGAGGAGAAATGTGCCAGTGGGGCTTTCTGACTTTTATGCTTGAGATGGCTAAAACTCTTGAGGTCGTCGAGCTCTACTGTTTGAAAGGCGAAGACTGTGCCAGTAGACTAATAAACATTCTAAGCAGCATAAATAGAGTCTGCCAGGACATGGAGTTCCTCTTCTTCACAAGTTGTGAGCCAGTCAATGGTCTCTACTTGTGCCATTGCTGTCCCCGGCGGTGCCAGAATGAAAACAGAGCTTCGCTGATGGATACTCTGAAGCACCAGAAAAAATAG